Genomic DNA from Cydia fagiglandana chromosome 3, ilCydFagi1.1, whole genome shotgun sequence:
tggtgcaactggcccttagatatctattagatgtgaattggatctctaagtcatatcctgtggaagtcgttcaagagtatctccagaatcgcgcaaatgtcaattttggcaggttagatcttaaacatatcgctatcgtatcttggtgatgtctaaaagatgtctaatagatgtctatttcataatccgaatcgggctccTATACTCGCTATCAGCTTTCGACCGCATGCGCCTCGGCGATCTAAGTCCGACCCTGTTGAGAGTTTAATGTAACTTCACAAGTCACAACAAAGGATGCGGTAAGCTCATGATGTCAATTGCATTTTTATAATTGTAAAACGCATAAGGTTGAAATTAACACAACATAGCATTTGCACCAAAGTGTGCACCTGTAACTCCTGTAAGTTAACTTTTTCGCTTTGCAGAATTCCTGCTTAAATTTATTCTGGGCACCTACATAATAgggcatttctatttatagTTGTACCCCCAAACTTGCATTTtagattttggaatttttatattaatcagaatcacgagctctatCAATcctaatacaagaaaaatattGTCCCCAatattttattctaatttttgttgtccgttttgttacggTCATAGAAGGTTGTATTGAAAACCGTAACCAAACAGACCAAAAATTTGGGGACAGGTTTTCTTTTtcagtaaaaatggaaaaattccgTGATTCTAtgtggaaataatataaaaattcctaattctaacacaaaaaaaatcaaaccaaGTTATCAGAAGCAAGCGTGAGTAGGTACATGTTTTgttatataggctgaaattcataattttcaaaaaaaaaacacccttcaaagttttatatttcgttAAGCCCCACGTTAGTgtacaaatgtaaaaatatgaaatagtaattaatattctatttaaaatataattttggaaCGTAGGCTTGTAAGGAtgtgaactcgactgtacaTAACAATGTATACTACACATTGGTATCAGTAGGGGTCACCGCTGTAACCTTTTCCTTTATAAATAAACGTCCATTGAAAATCGGGTTCAGTTTCGCCCGGCGAACCAAACTCGGGCACCACGCGACCGTCCGCGCGTAGttctttagaaaaaaaatcgggTTGGAGTTTCGACCATGGATACCCGCAACGACGTCACTTTATGTGACTCCCACAAATTCAAACTCGTTAAACACAATGTAGTAAAGTTCGCGTATATGCACCTAGCTGCATTGTACGGAATCTATTTATGCTTTACATCCGCCAAATGGGCGACAATAATATGGGCGTTCTTATTACTTGAGGGAGCAAAACTTGGGATCACGGCCGGAGCACACAGACTTTGGTGTCACAGGGCATACAAGGCTAAAATGCCGCTGCAGATTATCCTCTTGATTTTAAATAGCATCGCCTTTATGAATACAGCCATTTATTGGGTGAGAGACCATCGTATACACCACAAGTACACCGACACGGATGCTGACCCTCACAACTCAAGACGCGGCTTCTTCTTTTCGCAAATAGGATGGCTGTTCGTTCGAAAACACCCCCAGGTCATGGAAAAAGGAAAAACGATTTACATGGATGACATTTACAGTAACAAACTATTGGTGTTCCAAAGAAAGTATGCCATTATCGTTATCGGACTGTGGGCGTATGTTATACCAACAGTTGTCCCAATGTATTTCTGGAATGAAAGTTTGAACAATTCTTGGCATATCTGTACGATGCTTCGTCACGTTCTCACCATCAACCTCATTTTCTTGGTCAACAGCATCGGCCACAGATGGGGAAATCGACCATTTGACAAGAGTATTAGACCTGTTGAGAATGTTGCAGTTTCAATTTTGTCTACAGGAGAGTGTTTCCACAACTACCACCACGTTTTTCCCTTTGATTACAAAGCGTCTGAACTAGGAGACACCATGTTCAATGCTGCTACCATATTCATCAATTTCTTTGCCATGCTTGGTTGGGCTTATGACTTGAAAATTATACCGGACAAGATGATTATTGCGAGATCGCAAAGAACTGGAGACGGGAAGAACCTATGGGGATGGGGAGACAAAGACCAAACGGAAGAAGAAACTAAGAATGTAGAACTGTTATATTGTAAAAATTAGATACCAAGTACCAGGCCAAAGGCGTCAAAGGCGGGTCGGGATTGGTTCGGAGACGCTCTTTCCCACAAGCTTTTGGAGTCGAAAGAAGAAAATTTGTTATCCTTCATCGTTTATAGTTTGAACGATTCTTCCAAAACTAGACGAATAAGAGCTAGATTCAGTGTTTATATATACAGCTGATATTATTAAATTGATAAATGCCTAACTTGAATACTTATTACTTAATGATTGTTAAGCAGAATACTTTTTGACTATTTATCGAGGTTAGACTAATTATTATAGCAAGCAAATATGAATTCACATATATATTAGACAGAAGCGATGCACCTCAACTTATAGCGTACATAGGTAATGTAATGTAGGACCAATCCTACgtataagtaattttttcaaTCAACCACCAAAAATTCACTGATATAATGTCTTATTTGGCCAGAagaaaagatacaaaagaacgATTCATCGTTCGTTGAACTAAAACATCGAATTCCTAAAAATGTTCAAGTCTATCTTTTGGCGATCAATACCTATGtaaattttagaaacaaagacaACAATGAATTATTTTACATTTGTTAGTTTAATATAATTAGGTTAATGAAAATCTAGCTTGCCTCAGTACCTATATACCTGTGTATTTAGTTACTGTAGCCTGTGACAGATAAGGCTTATTTGCATTCAATACAACTTTGTATTCCAATAGTTGTTTATATTACGATATTGTAAACAAAACTATTTTgcttcattaaaataattaaaattaattgattCCGGCCGATTACTGAAAATGTTTACCTCTCATGCAgccatattattataataattatttttatagtaaACAGAATTCACATCTGGTTCACATAGTTAATGTGGGCATGCGTTTTTGTCTATAAAATTTTCTATCGCATAGTTATATCTAGATTTGTAACTCATTACCAAACATTTGTATAATATCTTAATCTTATTAATTAACCTACTTTAAGAACTACTCTAAAATTTTTCTGTAATAATTCTAATATATTtcactataaaattaaatgttgTAGTTATTAAGAAGTTTAGTCTAACAATTAGGTGCTATTTAGGGGACCTTAACAATTTTCTATTGTGCTGTtatagggcggccagttattaaaagtggccagttactggcgaattaccctacttagtagtagcagtaacaaaaagtggcaatgcaaattgcaatcagtgaggtgcgcgccagcgcgagtacgggcgcaccgcacgcgtctgtgtgcgtgcattacacatacaaatacagtctctcacgccgcggttacgccccgtcggagcgacgggtatattcagcttgaaatctcaaaattgacttttagctcagctcccgtttcgtcttaaattccgtcaggtgacaagcaagaTTAATTACTACCACAACTTCAAACGCCATAATGAACCGTACCAGCATCTACACAAGGTTCATTTTTGTTTGAGTAGTGAATTTTAGTAGTCACGtgatatttgttaattaagaaTTATAACAACAACATAGCatacattataattaaaaacaatgGAAATGTCTATTTATTAACTATCACCACGATATCCGTGCATTATCCAAAAAATATGCATTAATGAGTGATACAGAGTACAGAGACCCCTCATATCTAAGGATAAGTGACCCGGAGATGAGAAAAAGCACACTAATTACCaattaaaaatacctttatCAAATATGCGCAATGTACGCACCGCCCGATTCGAGctttaaagcaggccactgacgagccttccaaatggatgccgttacaatggattcatccaaatggaaggcatcctaatattaaacattgtacgtttttgacattcacggaccgattttggattgcagccacgctatttggactgttggaaggctcgtcagtggccaccttaagataGGTcgatagtagtagtagtagtaaaatactttattgtacaaaaagaaacataaaacatgaaagaacacacatcattagtacagtcgccatcagatatatcggagcagccaaggtgttcacaaatatctgaacacgcctctattgtcaaggcattagagtgcgcgttcagatattgtgaacaccttggccgctccgatatatctgatggcgactgtataaaggcgaacttatcctatCTTAGGcgaattaatagatctagaaacgatatggattagatatgtcagtgccaaatgtgacgtttcttcaaacaaaaacatcacttttgaaactgacatatctaatccatattctTTCTAGATCTAATAATTAATCGGGTCGACTGTTTCAATGGAATTTGAACCCtcatttaaagaaacaaaaaactTTGCATTTATCATGAGTCATAAAATTTTAGAACAATATGTATGTTAAgcttagaaacaaattaaaattggaAAAACTTACCGATACCGAtctcggtatcgtatcgctgtgacatcttataagcattgctCGAATTGGGCCGTCACTCACTGACAATCTTGTGGTCCGGGAGACCCAGCCggcctactgccgtattcgaacttcaagatattcacaagagacgacacgtactagatccattctattatagtttagatatcaactagttctcttttgcagcgcaattcgggcaaccaatgtcacttttacgttagatagagtaaggatcggttgcaccaaactgttcgtatagttaaagagttcgctttatgtatggaaagtttcatagtaaagcgtcGGGGCGCGCctgctgacgttgatcagtctgtcaaatgtggttggtgcaactggcccttagatatctattagatgtgaattggatctctaagtcatatcctgtggaagtcgttcaagagtatctccagaatcgcgcaaatgtcaattttggcaggttagatcttaaacatatcgctatcgtatcttggtgatgtctaaaagatgtctaatagatgtctatttcataatccgaatcgggctccTATACTCGCTATCAGCTTTCGACCGCATGCGCCTCGGCGATCTAAGTCCGACCCTGTTGAGAGTTTAATGTAACTTCACAAGTCACAACAAAGGATGCGGTAAGCTCATGATGTCAATTGCATTTTTATAATTGTAAAACGCATAAGGTTGAAATTAACACAACATAGCATTTGCACCAAAGTGTGCACCTGTAACTCCTGTAAGTTAACTTTTTCGCTTTGCAGAATTCCTGCTTAAATTTATTCTGGGCACCTACATAATAgggcatttctatttatagTTGTACCCCCAAACTTGCATTTtagattttggaatttttatattaatcagaatcacgagctctatCAAtcctaatacaagaaaaaaattgtccccaatattttattctaatttttgttgtccgttttgttacggTCATAGAAGGTTGTATTGAAAACCGTAACCAAACAGACCAAAAATTTGGGGACAGGTTTTCTTTTtcagtaaaaatggaaaaattccgtgattctaagtagaaataatataaatattcctaattctaacacaaaaaaaatcaaaacaagtTATCAGAAGCAAGCGTGAGTAGGTACATGTTTTGTTATACATATAGGCtgaaattcataatttaaaaaaaaaaacacccttcaaagttttatatttcgttAAGCCCCACGTTAGTgtacaaatgtaaaaatatgaaatagtaattaatattctatttaaaatataattttggaaCGTAGGCTTGTAAGGAtgtgaactcgactgtacaTAACAATGTATACTACACATTGGTATCAGTAGGGGTCACCTCTGTAACCTTTTCCTTTATAAATAAACGTCCATTGAAAATCGGGTTCAGTTTCGCCCGGCGAACCAAACTCGGGCACCACGCGACCGCCCGCGCGTAGttctttagaaaaaaaatcgggTTGGAGTTACGACCATGGATACCCGCAACGACGTCACTTTATGTGACTCCCACAAATTCAAACTCGTTAAACACAATGTAGTAAAGTTCGCGTATATGCACCTAGCTGCATTGTACGGAATCTATTTATGCTTTACATCCGCCAAATGGGCGACAATAATATGGGCGTTCTTATTACTTGAGGGAGCAAAACTTGGGATCACGGCCGGAGCACACAGACTTTGGTGTCACAGGGCATACAAGGCTAAAATGCCGCTGCAGATTATCCTCTTGATTTTAAATAGCATCGCCTTTATGAATACAGCCATTTACTGGGTGAGAGACCATCGTATACACCACAAGTACACCGACACGGATGCTGACCCTCACAACTCAAGACGCGGCTTCTTCTTTTCGCAAATAGGATGGCTGTTCGTTCGAAAACACCCCCAGGTCATGGAAAAAGGAAAAACGATTTACATGGATGACATTTACAGTAACAAACTATTAGTGTTCCAAAGAAAGTATGCCATTATCGTTATCGGACTGTGGGCGTATGTTATACCAACAGTTGTCCCAATGTATTTCTGGAATGAAAGTTTGAACAATTCTTGGCATATCTGTACGATGCTTCGTCACGTTCTCACCATCAACCTCATTTTCTTGGTCAACAGCATCGGGCACAGATGGGGAAATCGACCATTTGACAAGAGTATTAGACCTGTTGAGAATGTTGCAGTTTCAATTTTGTCTACAGGAGAGTGTTTCCACAACTACCACCACGTATTTCCCTTTGATTACAAAGCGTCTGAACTAGGAGACACCATGTTCAATGCTGCTACCATATTCATCAATTTCTTTGCCATGCTTGGTTGGGCTTATGACTTGAAAATTATACCGAACAAGATGATTATAGCGAGATCGCAAAGAACAGGTGACGGGAAGAACCTATGGGGATGGGGAGACAAAGACCAAACCGAAGAAGAAACCAAGAATGTAGAATTGTTATATTGTAAGAATTAGATTTTGCCAAGTACCAGGCCAAAGGCGTCGAAGGCGGGTCGGGATTGGTTCGGAGAAAATTTTGCTGATACGCTCTTTCCCACAAGCTTTTGGAGTCGAAAGAAGAAAATTTGTTATCCTTCATCGTTTATAGTTTGAACGATTCTTACAAAACTAGACGAATAAGAGCTAGATTCAGTGTTTATATATACAGCTGATATTATTAAATTGATAAATGCCAAACTTGAATACTTATTACTTAATTATTGTTAAGCAGAATACATTTTGATTATTTATCGACGTTAGACTAAATATTAGGAAGCAAATATGAATTCACATATATATTAGACAGAAGCGATGCACCTCAACTTATAGCGTACATAGGTAATGTAATGTAGGACCAATCCTGCGATTATGTCATTTTTTCAATCAGCCACCAAAAATTCACTGATAAAATGTCTTATTTGGCCAGAagaaaagatacaaaagaacgATTAATCGTTCGTTGAACTAAAACATCGAATTCCTAAAAATGTTCAAGTCTATCTTTTGGCGATCAATACCTATGtaaattttagaaacaaagacaACAATGAAGTATTTTACATTTGTTAGTTTAATATAACTAGGTTAATGAAAATCTAGCTTGCCtcagtacctatatacctatgtatttagtTACTGTAGCCTGTGACAGATAAGGCTTTTATTTGCATTCAATACAACTTTGTATTCCAATAGTTGTTTATATTccgatattgtaaacaaaaCTATTTTgcttcattaaaataattaaaattaattgattCCGACCGATTACTGAAAATGTTTACCTCTCATGCAgccatattattataattattatttttatagtaaACAGAATTCACATCTGGTTCACATAGTTAATGTGGGCATGCGTTTTTGTCTATCAAATTTTCTATTGCATAGTTATACCTAGATTTGTAACTCATTACCAAACATAATAAGTATCTTAATCTTATTAATTAACTTACTTTAAGAACTACTCTAAAATTTTTCTGTAATAATTCTAATATATTTCACTATAAATGTTGTAGTTATTAAGAAGTTTAGTCTAACAATTAGGTATTATTTAGGGGACCTTAACAATATTCTACTGTGCTGTTATAGATTTGTAACTCCTCAccaatttttttatgtattgaAGAATAAATGTAAAAAACCATTTATAATAAATGAATGTTTCATTTAATCTCtagtatataaatattattaaaatcaaATT
This window encodes:
- the LOC134680259 gene encoding acyl-CoA Delta(11) desaturase-like, whose protein sequence is MDTRNDVTLCDSHKFKLVKHNVVKFAYMHLAALYGIYLCFTSAKWATIIWAFLLLEGAKLGITAGAHRLWCHRAYKAKMPLQIILLILNSIAFMNTAIYWVRDHRIHHKYTDTDADPHNSRRGFFFSQIGWLFVRKHPQVMEKGKTIYMDDIYSNKLLVFQRKYAIIVIGLWAYVIPTVVPMYFWNESLNNSWHICTMLRHVLTINLIFLVNSIGHRWGNRPFDKSIRPVENVAVSILSTGECFHNYHHVFPFDYKASELGDTMFNAATIFINFFAMLGWAYDLKIIPDKMIIARSQRTGDGKNLWGWGDKDQTEEETKNVELLYCKN
- the LOC134680260 gene encoding acyl-CoA Delta(11) desaturase-like codes for the protein MDTRNDVTLCDSHKFKLVKHNVVKFAYMHLAALYGIYLCFTSAKWATIIWAFLLLEGAKLGITAGAHRLWCHRAYKAKMPLQIILLILNSIAFMNTAIYWVRDHRIHHKYTDTDADPHNSRRGFFFSQIGWLFVRKHPQVMEKGKTIYMDDIYSNKLLVFQRKYAIIVIGLWAYVIPTVVPMYFWNESLNNSWHICTMLRHVLTINLIFLVNSIGHRWGNRPFDKSIRPVENVAVSILSTGECFHNYHHVFPFDYKASELGDTMFNAATIFINFFAMLGWAYDLKIIPNKMIIARSQRTGDGKNLWGWGDKDQTEEETKNVELLYCKN